A stretch of the Aegilops tauschii subsp. strangulata cultivar AL8/78 chromosome 4, Aet v6.0, whole genome shotgun sequence genome encodes the following:
- the LOC109751465 gene encoding histidine-containing phosphotransfer protein 2-like encodes MAAAALRAQLNAHIASMYATGSVDAYFQQLQSMDEGSATTGFVAEVINIFLNDADRILNDIAGLLNQPEVDFYKVDALVHQLIGSSSTVGAKKVKLACMQFRQSYVAKSKERCLMALALLRNEFCDVRNQLQIMMQLERQIAASSPM; translated from the exons ATGGCGGCCGCCGCGCTCAGGGCCCAGCTCAACGCCCACATCGCCTCCATGTACGCCACG GGTAGTGTGGACGCGTATTTCCAGCAGCTGCAGTCGATGGATGAGGGCAGTGCAACCACGGGCTTCGTCGCCGAGGTCATCAACATCTTCCTCAACGACGCCGACAGGATCCTCAACGACATCGCCGGCCTGCT GAACCAGCCCGAGGTGGACTTCTACAAGGTGGACGCCCTGGTGCATCAGCTCATTGGGAGCAGCTCCAC TGTTGGTGCTAAGAAAGTGAAACTCGCCTGCATGCAATTTCGTCAGTCCTATGTGGCAAAAAGCAAAGAAAG GTGTCTCATGGCATTGGCTCTTCTTAGGAATGAGTTCTGTGATGTGCGCAACCAGCTCCAGATCATGATGCAG CTGGAGCGGCAGATTGCGGCCTCGAGTCCTATGTAG